One region of Streptomyces capillispiralis genomic DNA includes:
- a CDS encoding NAD(P)-dependent alcohol dehydrogenase — MTTVAAYAAPAAKAPLERTTIERREVGEHDILIDIKFAGICHSDIHQAREGWGEAIFPMVPGHEIAGVVSEVGSGVTRFRVGDRVGVGCMVDSCRECDNCRAGLEQYCLNGATMTYNGIGRDGLPTQGGYARTIVVDENYVVRIPEGLSLDEAAPLLCAGITTYSPLRHWNAGPGKKVAVVGLGGLGHLAVKIAHALGAEVTVLSQSLRKKDDGLKLGADHYYATADPATFENLRGSLDLIVSTVSAPLDLGAYLSLLKTDGALVNVGAPEEPVSLNLFSVIGGRKTLAGSSIGGIRETQEMLDFCAEHGIGAEIELIGAAEINEAYERVLNSDVRYRFVIDTATI; from the coding sequence ATGACCACTGTTGCCGCGTACGCCGCACCCGCCGCCAAGGCTCCGCTGGAGCGGACGACCATCGAGCGGCGCGAGGTCGGCGAGCACGACATCCTGATCGACATCAAGTTCGCCGGCATCTGCCACTCCGACATCCACCAGGCCCGTGAGGGCTGGGGCGAGGCGATCTTCCCGATGGTCCCCGGCCACGAGATCGCCGGTGTGGTGTCCGAGGTCGGGTCCGGCGTCACCAGGTTCCGGGTCGGCGACCGCGTGGGCGTCGGCTGCATGGTCGACTCCTGCCGCGAGTGCGACAACTGCCGAGCGGGCCTGGAGCAGTACTGCCTGAACGGCGCCACGATGACCTACAACGGCATCGGCCGGGACGGCCTGCCCACCCAGGGCGGCTACGCGCGGACCATCGTCGTCGACGAGAACTACGTCGTCCGCATCCCCGAGGGCCTCTCCCTCGATGAGGCCGCCCCGCTGCTGTGCGCGGGCATCACCACGTACTCCCCGCTGCGGCACTGGAACGCCGGTCCCGGCAAGAAGGTCGCCGTCGTCGGGCTCGGCGGCCTTGGCCACCTGGCCGTGAAGATCGCGCACGCGCTCGGCGCCGAGGTGACGGTGCTGTCGCAGTCCCTGCGCAAGAAGGACGACGGCCTGAAGCTGGGCGCCGACCACTACTACGCCACCGCCGACCCGGCCACCTTCGAGAACCTGCGGGGCAGCCTCGACCTGATCGTCTCCACCGTCTCCGCCCCGCTCGACCTCGGCGCGTACCTGTCGCTGCTGAAGACGGACGGCGCGCTGGTGAACGTGGGCGCCCCGGAGGAGCCCGTCTCCCTCAACCTGTTCTCGGTGATCGGCGGCCGCAAGACCCTCGCCGGGTCGAGCATCGGCGGCATCCGGGAGACCCAGGAGATGCTGGACTTCTGCGCCGAGCACGGCATCGGCGCGGAGATCGAGCTGATCGGTGCCGCGGAGATCAACGAGGCCTACGAGCGGGTCCTGAACAGCGACGTCCGCTACCGCTTCGTGATCGACACGGCGACGATCTGA
- a CDS encoding helix-turn-helix transcriptional regulator: MDEQHTDPAGPAGAGLDPRAELSEFLRTRRARLKPGDVGLPDFGRTRRVPGLRREELAQLAGVSPAYYTRLEQGNGQNVSAEVLDSIARALRLTDAEHAHLTHLAKPKRLRKKQPARSQQPRAALRQLLESMDTVPAYVVGRRSEILAWNRMAAALFGDWGGMPAPERNWARLVFLNPDYRELFVEWEQKASDMVAYLRMDAGRRPDDPQLSALVGELSVKSEEFRRLWAAHDVKEKSHGVKHLRHPLVGELTLLWESFRPAGDTSEQSLVTYFAEPGSPSAEALRLLASWGADAHRSGTSAPTA, translated from the coding sequence ATGGACGAGCAGCACACCGATCCGGCCGGTCCCGCGGGCGCCGGCCTCGACCCGCGGGCGGAACTCAGCGAGTTCCTGCGCACCCGGCGGGCCCGGCTGAAGCCCGGGGACGTGGGCCTGCCGGACTTCGGGCGGACCCGCAGGGTGCCGGGACTGCGCCGGGAGGAGCTGGCGCAGCTCGCCGGGGTGTCGCCCGCGTACTACACGCGTCTGGAGCAGGGCAACGGGCAGAACGTGTCGGCGGAGGTGCTGGACTCGATCGCGCGCGCCCTGCGCCTGACCGACGCCGAGCACGCCCACCTCACGCACCTGGCGAAGCCGAAGCGGCTCAGGAAGAAGCAGCCGGCCCGGTCCCAGCAGCCCCGCGCGGCGCTGCGGCAGCTCCTGGAGTCGATGGACACGGTCCCGGCGTACGTGGTGGGCCGGCGTTCCGAGATCCTCGCCTGGAACCGGATGGCGGCGGCGCTCTTCGGCGACTGGGGCGGGATGCCGGCGCCGGAGCGGAACTGGGCGCGGCTGGTCTTCCTGAACCCGGACTACCGGGAGCTGTTCGTGGAGTGGGAGCAGAAGGCGTCCGACATGGTCGCCTATCTGCGCATGGACGCGGGCCGCCGTCCGGACGACCCCCAGCTGTCCGCCCTGGTCGGGGAGCTCTCGGTCAAGAGCGAGGAGTTCCGGCGCCTGTGGGCGGCGCACGACGTCAAGGAGAAGAGCCACGGCGTCAAGCACCTCCGGCATCCGCTGGTCGGTGAGCTGACGCTGCTGTGGGAGTCGTTCCGCCCGGCGGGCGACACCAGCGAGCAGTCGCTGGTGACGTACTTCGCCGAGCCGGGCTCGCCGTCGGCGGAGGCGCTGCGGCTGCTGGCCAGCTGGGGCGCGGACGCGCACCGCTCCGGCACGTCGGCGCCCACGGCCTGA
- a CDS encoding S8 family peptidase: MKRACAATVATAAAVALAAGMTSPAAADGGHTTAGAQTSSKASALKAKHRITLITGDRVAVDAKGRVVGLERAEGREHIPVQVRRSGGHTFVVPADAARLVASGKLDQRLFDITELNRATTRGSQKRGLKVIVGYQGSAAGAKTEVRDAGTLRRTLKTLNADAVQTPHEDAPELWDAVTDGDRTAAGVAHVWLDGVREASLDTSVGQIGTPKAWAAGYDGKGVTIAVLDTGVDANHPDLKGQVTESKNFTSAATAGDKVGHGTHVASIAAGTGAESKGKYKGVAPGAKILNGKVLDDAGFGDDSGILAGMEWAAAQGADVVNMSLGGMDTAEVDPLEAAVNKLSAEKGVLFAIAAGNEGPRSIGSPGSADAALTVGAVDDKDALADFSSTGPRLGDGAIKPDVTAPGVDITAASAEGNDIAKEVGEQPAGYMTISGTSMATPHVAGAAAILKQQHPEWTYAELKGALTGSTKGGKYTPFEQGSGRIQVDKAVQQTVIAEPVSLSFGVQQWPHTDDKPVTKALTYRNLGTTDVTLKLASTATDPKGKAAPAGFFKLGATSVTVPAGGKASVDLTVDTRLGGTVDGAYSAYVVATGGGQSVRTAAAVQREVESYDVTLKLLDRAGKPAGNYNASLSGLTGLGAGQWYQPYETDGTVTVRVPKGGYVLDTGIFVGSDPEKYEGADWLAQPKLNVTKKTTITLDARKAKPVKITVPAKGVKSEFASADYTVETKNSAHAFGWWLESYDNFRSAHLGPQITDGSLSQQWDAHWSKGAKEQYDTVAGGKVKQLATGYNRAYKAGDLATVKVGLGTAASGKKGVLGAVGWLPASSGASSIGIPQTLPGTRVLHLSTANGVKWDLDFEQQGGLDEEGWPITEAGYSVGYGKGYKAGKSYSETVNTAVFQPRLTADYGLFRDGNSISGLIPLFADGKGHAGSSLFTSATTTLYRDGKKVGSNDDPLFGDGEFKVPSGDAAYKLTTSVKRSAKVAAASTRIDASWSFRSKKTSDLTQLPASTARFLAATGLDSKVAAGKTAKIPVTVEGAAKGKNLKSLSVYVSYDYGKTWKKVTVNKGSISVKNPAKGKAISFHAKIADKKGNKSTISIYNAYYGK; encoded by the coding sequence GTGAAAAGAGCGTGCGCGGCCACGGTCGCCACGGCGGCGGCCGTCGCGCTCGCGGCGGGCATGACCAGTCCGGCGGCGGCGGACGGGGGGCACACGACCGCCGGGGCGCAGACGTCCTCGAAGGCGTCCGCGCTCAAGGCCAAGCACCGCATCACGCTGATCACCGGTGACCGGGTCGCGGTGGACGCCAAGGGCCGTGTGGTCGGACTGGAGCGCGCGGAGGGCCGGGAGCACATACCCGTGCAGGTCCGCAGGTCCGGCGGCCACACCTTCGTGGTGCCGGCGGACGCCGCCCGGCTGGTGGCGAGCGGCAAGCTCGACCAGCGACTGTTCGACATCACCGAACTCAACAGGGCCACGACCCGCGGCTCCCAGAAGCGGGGCCTGAAGGTCATCGTCGGCTACCAGGGCAGCGCGGCGGGCGCCAAGACCGAGGTCCGGGACGCGGGCACGCTCCGCCGGACCCTCAAGACCCTGAACGCGGACGCGGTGCAGACCCCGCACGAGGACGCGCCCGAGCTGTGGGACGCCGTCACCGACGGCGACCGGACCGCCGCCGGTGTCGCCCACGTCTGGCTCGACGGGGTGCGCGAGGCGAGCCTGGACACCTCCGTCGGGCAGATCGGCACCCCCAAGGCGTGGGCCGCCGGCTACGACGGCAAGGGCGTCACCATCGCCGTGCTGGACACCGGTGTCGACGCCAACCACCCGGACCTCAAGGGCCAGGTGACCGAGTCCAAGAACTTCACCTCCGCGGCCACCGCCGGTGACAAGGTCGGCCACGGCACCCACGTCGCGTCCATCGCGGCCGGTACGGGCGCCGAGTCCAAGGGGAAGTACAAGGGCGTCGCGCCCGGCGCGAAGATCCTCAACGGCAAGGTCCTCGACGACGCGGGCTTCGGTGACGACTCCGGCATCCTCGCCGGCATGGAGTGGGCGGCCGCGCAGGGCGCCGACGTCGTCAACATGAGCCTGGGCGGCATGGACACCGCCGAGGTGGACCCGCTGGAGGCGGCGGTCAACAAGCTGTCCGCCGAGAAGGGCGTGCTCTTCGCCATCGCGGCCGGCAACGAGGGCCCGCGGTCGATCGGTTCGCCCGGCAGCGCGGACGCCGCGCTCACCGTCGGCGCCGTCGACGACAAGGACGCGCTCGCCGACTTCTCCTCCACCGGCCCCCGTCTCGGCGACGGCGCCATCAAGCCGGACGTCACCGCGCCGGGCGTGGACATCACGGCGGCCTCGGCGGAGGGCAACGACATCGCCAAGGAGGTCGGCGAGCAGCCGGCCGGCTACATGACCATCTCCGGTACGTCGATGGCGACCCCGCACGTGGCGGGCGCGGCGGCGATCCTGAAGCAGCAGCACCCGGAGTGGACGTACGCGGAGCTGAAGGGCGCCCTCACCGGCTCCACCAAGGGCGGCAAGTACACGCCGTTCGAGCAGGGCTCGGGCCGGATCCAGGTCGACAAGGCCGTCCAGCAGACGGTGATCGCCGAGCCGGTGTCGCTGAGCTTCGGCGTGCAGCAGTGGCCGCACACCGACGACAAGCCGGTCACCAAGGCACTGACCTACCGCAACCTCGGCACGACGGACGTCACGCTGAAGCTGGCGTCGACGGCGACCGACCCCAAGGGCAAGGCGGCCCCGGCCGGCTTCTTCAAGCTCGGTGCCACCTCGGTCACCGTCCCGGCGGGCGGCAAGGCCTCCGTGGACCTCACCGTGGACACCCGGCTCGGCGGCACGGTCGACGGCGCGTACTCCGCGTACGTGGTCGCCACCGGCGGCGGGCAGAGCGTGCGCACGGCGGCCGCGGTGCAGCGCGAGGTCGAGTCGTACGACGTGACGCTGAAGCTCCTCGACCGCGCGGGCAAGCCGGCCGGCAACTACAACGCCAGCCTGTCCGGCCTCACCGGTCTGGGCGCCGGGCAGTGGTACCAGCCCTACGAGACCGACGGCACCGTCACCGTCCGCGTGCCCAAGGGCGGTTACGTCCTGGACACCGGCATCTTCGTCGGCTCCGACCCGGAGAAGTACGAGGGCGCCGACTGGCTGGCCCAGCCGAAGCTGAACGTCACCAAGAAGACGACGATCACGCTGGACGCCCGCAAGGCCAAGCCGGTGAAGATCACCGTGCCGGCCAAGGGGGTCAAGTCGGAGTTCGCCTCGGCCGACTACACCGTCGAGACGAAGAACAGTGCGCACGCCTTCGGCTGGTGGCTGGAGTCGTACGACAACTTCCGCTCCGCCCACCTCGGTCCGCAGATCACCGACGGCTCGCTGAGCCAGCAGTGGGACGCCCACTGGAGCAAGGGCGCCAAGGAGCAGTACGACACCGTCGCCGGCGGCAAGGTCAAGCAGCTCGCCACCGGCTACAACCGCGCCTACAAGGCGGGCGACCTCGCCACGGTGAAGGTCGGCCTCGGCACGGCGGCGAGCGGCAAGAAGGGCGTTCTCGGCGCGGTGGGCTGGCTGCCGGCGAGCAGCGGTGCCTCCTCCATCGGCATCCCGCAGACCCTGCCCGGCACCCGCGTCCTGCACCTGTCCACGGCGAACGGGGTCAAGTGGGACCTCGACTTCGAGCAGCAGGGCGGTCTCGACGAGGAAGGCTGGCCGATCACCGAGGCCGGTTACTCCGTCGGCTACGGCAAGGGCTACAAGGCCGGCAAGAGCTACTCCGAGACCGTGAACACGGCCGTCTTCCAGCCGCGTCTGACCGCGGACTACGGGCTGTTCCGGGACGGCAACAGCATCTCGGGCCTCATCCCGCTGTTCGCCGACGGCAAGGGCCACGCCGGCTCCTCGCTGTTCACCTCGGCCACCACCACCCTCTACCGTGACGGCAAGAAGGTCGGCTCGAACGACGACCCGCTGTTCGGCGACGGGGAGTTCAAGGTCCCGTCCGGTGACGCCGCGTACAAGCTGACCACCTCGGTCAAGCGCAGCGCCAAGGTCGCCGCCGCCTCCACCCGGATCGACGCGAGCTGGTCCTTCCGCTCCAAGAAGACCAGCGACCTCACCCAGCTGCCCGCCTCCACGGCCCGCTTCCTCGCGGCCACCGGGCTGGACAGCAAGGTCGCGGCCGGCAAGACGGCCAAGATCCCGGTCACCGTGGAGGGCGCCGCCAAGGGCAAGAACCTCAAGTCCCTGTCGGTGTACGTGTCCTACGACTACGGCAAGACCTGGAAGAAGGTCACCGTGAACAAGGGCAGCATCTCGGTCAAGAACCCGGCGAAGGGGAAGGCCATCTCCTTCCACGCCAAGATCGCCGACAAGAAGGGCAACAAGTCGACGATCTCGATCTACAACGCCTACTACGGCAAGTAG
- a CDS encoding ABC transporter ATP-binding protein, whose product MYQLSGVTRRYTRGKETVHALDGVDLTIPDGDRLVIQGPTGGGKSTLLQMLGGLDRPSSGEIVLDGTDLAGLPEARLTRVRSESIGFVFQSFNLIPTLTAQENVETALVPLGVQARERREKAAEALASVGLGERLGHLPGEMSGGQQQRVAIARALVKEPKVLLADEPTGNLDESTRDEIMDVLIRMWKELGLTFVMVTHDSALAKRAPRVATIRKGRITVRENART is encoded by the coding sequence ATGTACCAACTCAGCGGCGTCACCCGGCGGTACACGCGTGGCAAGGAGACCGTCCACGCGCTCGACGGCGTCGACCTGACCATCCCCGACGGCGACCGGCTCGTCATCCAGGGGCCCACGGGCGGCGGCAAGTCCACGCTGCTGCAGATGCTCGGCGGGCTCGACCGGCCCAGCTCCGGCGAGATCGTCCTCGACGGCACCGACCTGGCCGGGCTGCCCGAGGCGCGGCTCACCCGGGTCCGCAGTGAGAGCATCGGTTTCGTCTTCCAGTCGTTCAACCTGATCCCCACGCTCACCGCGCAGGAGAACGTGGAGACCGCCCTCGTGCCGCTCGGCGTGCAGGCGAGGGAGCGCCGGGAGAAGGCCGCCGAGGCGCTGGCGTCGGTCGGGCTCGGCGAGCGGCTCGGCCACCTGCCGGGCGAGATGTCCGGCGGTCAGCAGCAGCGGGTGGCCATCGCGCGGGCGCTGGTGAAGGAGCCGAAGGTGCTGCTCGCCGACGAACCCACCGGAAACCTCGACGAGTCGACGCGCGACGAGATCATGGACGTGCTGATCCGGATGTGGAAGGAGCTCGGGCTGACCTTCGTCATGGTCACCCACGACTCGGCCCTCGCGAAGCGGGCGCCGCGCGTGGCGACCATCCGCAAGGGGCGGATCACCGTGCGGGAGAACGCCCGGACCTGA
- a CDS encoding ABC transporter permease — translation MFFTYLRRELRRRRKAALVVASGLALGIALVVVVTSVSSGMGRAQEKVLQSLYGLGTDMTVTKAAEATTTPERPRFSFDAQDDGSGEEQSSDRVMVQGFQTLASSTVGEVGEQSGVADAVGGLSLNVVKVSGEFTRGRFQQEGQGGEGGGPGAGQSSPQGRVQGGGADFDVNSYTVYGTDVTAPALGPLTSSEITDGRAFRTTETDAEVAVADSAYAQEKKLETGDTVTVKGTDYKVIGIATASSGDAAANLYIPLKQAQTLAGATDEVTTIYVKATDSQRIDDVKSTIRKNIPGTTVTTSADLADTVSGSLSTASSLAAGVGTWLSVVVLVAAFLVAGLLTSSAVSRRVREFGTLKALGWTSGRVTRQVVGESVVHGLVGGALGIALGLAGAYAVTAVGPTLQAQLGGGAGTTGPGGGGMGGPVRQASAQTLDVALTAPVSLTTLALAVGLAVTGGLVAGAFGGWRASRLRPADALRRVG, via the coding sequence ATGTTCTTCACCTACCTGAGGCGCGAGCTGCGCCGCCGCAGAAAGGCGGCCCTCGTCGTCGCCTCCGGCCTCGCGCTCGGCATCGCGCTGGTCGTCGTGGTCACCTCCGTCTCCTCCGGCATGGGCAGGGCCCAGGAGAAGGTCCTGCAGTCCCTGTACGGACTGGGCACCGACATGACGGTCACCAAGGCCGCCGAGGCCACCACCACCCCCGAGCGCCCCCGCTTCAGCTTCGACGCCCAGGACGACGGCTCCGGCGAGGAGCAGAGCAGCGACCGCGTCATGGTGCAGGGCTTCCAGACCCTGGCGAGCTCCACCGTGGGCGAGGTCGGCGAACAGAGCGGTGTCGCCGACGCGGTGGGCGGACTGAGCCTGAACGTAGTCAAGGTGAGCGGCGAGTTCACCCGGGGCCGGTTCCAGCAGGAGGGCCAGGGCGGTGAGGGCGGCGGACCCGGCGCCGGCCAGTCCTCCCCGCAGGGGCGGGTCCAGGGCGGCGGCGCCGACTTCGACGTCAACAGCTACACCGTCTACGGCACCGACGTCACCGCCCCCGCGCTCGGCCCGCTGACCTCCTCGGAGATCACCGACGGACGCGCCTTCAGGACGACCGAGACCGACGCCGAGGTCGCCGTCGCCGACTCCGCCTACGCCCAGGAGAAGAAGCTCGAAACCGGTGACACCGTCACCGTCAAGGGCACCGACTACAAGGTCATCGGCATCGCCACCGCGTCCAGCGGGGACGCGGCGGCCAACCTCTACATCCCGCTGAAGCAGGCGCAGACGCTCGCCGGCGCCACGGACGAGGTCACCACGATCTACGTCAAGGCGACGGACTCCCAGCGGATCGACGACGTCAAGTCCACGATCCGGAAGAACATCCCGGGGACCACCGTCACCACCTCCGCCGACCTCGCCGACACCGTCTCCGGCTCCCTGTCCACCGCCTCCTCGCTCGCCGCCGGCGTCGGCACCTGGCTGTCCGTCGTGGTGCTCGTGGCCGCGTTCCTCGTCGCCGGTCTGCTCACCTCCTCGGCGGTCTCCCGCCGGGTGCGCGAGTTCGGCACGCTCAAGGCGCTGGGCTGGACGTCGGGCCGGGTGACCCGGCAGGTGGTCGGCGAGTCCGTGGTCCACGGCCTGGTCGGCGGCGCCCTCGGCATCGCGCTCGGGCTGGCGGGCGCGTACGCCGTCACCGCGGTCGGCCCCACCTTGCAGGCCCAGCTCGGCGGCGGCGCGGGCACGACCGGGCCCGGGGGCGGCGGTATGGGCGGGCCCGTCCGGCAGGCCTCCGCGCAGACCCTCGACGTGGCGCTCACCGCGCCCGTCAGCCTCACCACGCTCGCCCTCGCGGTCGGCCTCGCCGTGACCGGCGGCCTCGTCGCCGGCGCCTTCGGCGGCTGGCGCGCCTCCCGGCTGCGGCCGGCCGACGCGCTGCGCCGCGTCGGGTAG
- a CDS encoding L,D-transpeptidase has product MTDGKRRRGLAAASALLGGVLVLSACSGGDDSASGDGGKGDSQAQVDEAAAKKSSEAQIEITPKDGSNNASINNSAAVKVSKGTLTEVKMTTADGTAVAGEISADKKSWKPSVQLERATTYKLSATAEDAAGLAAHENASFTTVAPDNSFIGTFTPDDGTTVGVGMPVSINFDKAITDKAAVQKGITVSTTSGQEVACHWFNANRMDCRPDEYWQEGSTVTLKLALDGVEGAEGVYGVQQKTVTFKIGRNQVTYVDAKTKQMKVTQDGKTVRTIPISAGAPENKTYEGQMVISEKFKETRMNGATVGFTDDDGKGEYDIKDVPHAMRLSTSGTFIHGNYWGAKSIFGSVNTSHGCVGLQDAKGADDPNTPGAWFYDNSIIGDVVVVQNTGDKTIAPDNGLNGWNMSWDQWKAGSAV; this is encoded by the coding sequence ATGACGGACGGTAAGCGGCGCAGGGGTCTGGCGGCCGCGTCCGCTCTGCTCGGCGGAGTGCTGGTGCTCTCGGCGTGTTCCGGCGGCGACGACAGCGCCTCGGGCGACGGCGGCAAGGGTGACTCGCAGGCCCAGGTCGACGAGGCGGCGGCCAAGAAGTCCTCCGAGGCGCAGATCGAGATCACGCCCAAGGACGGCTCGAACAACGCCTCCATCAACAACTCCGCCGCCGTGAAGGTGAGCAAGGGCACGCTCACCGAGGTGAAGATGACCACCGCCGACGGCACCGCCGTGGCCGGTGAGATATCCGCCGACAAGAAGAGCTGGAAGCCCAGCGTCCAGCTGGAGCGGGCCACCACCTACAAGCTGTCGGCCACCGCCGAGGACGCCGCGGGCCTCGCCGCCCACGAGAACGCCTCGTTCACCACGGTCGCCCCGGACAACAGCTTCATCGGCACCTTCACCCCGGACGACGGCACCACCGTCGGCGTGGGCATGCCGGTGTCGATCAACTTCGACAAGGCGATCACCGACAAGGCCGCGGTGCAGAAGGGCATCACCGTCTCCACCACCAGTGGCCAGGAGGTCGCCTGCCACTGGTTCAACGCCAACCGCATGGACTGCCGGCCCGACGAGTACTGGCAGGAGGGCTCCACCGTCACGCTGAAGCTGGCGCTCGACGGGGTCGAGGGCGCCGAGGGCGTCTACGGCGTCCAGCAGAAGACGGTCACCTTCAAGATCGGCCGCAACCAGGTGACGTACGTCGACGCCAAGACCAAGCAGATGAAGGTGACGCAGGACGGCAAGACCGTCCGCACCATCCCGATCTCCGCCGGGGCGCCCGAGAACAAGACGTACGAGGGCCAGATGGTGATCTCCGAGAAGTTCAAGGAGACCCGGATGAACGGCGCGACGGTCGGCTTCACCGACGACGACGGCAAGGGCGAGTACGACATCAAGGACGTGCCGCACGCCATGCGGCTGAGCACCTCCGGCACCTTCATCCACGGCAACTACTGGGGTGCCAAGTCCATCTTCGGCAGCGTCAACACCAGCCACGGCTGTGTGGGCCTCCAGGACGCCAAGGGCGCCGACGACCCGAACACGCCGGGCGCCTGGTTCTACGACAACTCGATCATCGGTGACGTGGTCGTCGTCCAGAACACCGGCGACAAGACCATCGCCCCGGACAACGGCCTCAACGGCTGGAACATGAGCTGGGACCAGTGGAAGGCGGGCTCGGCGGTCTGA
- a CDS encoding LAETG motif-containing sortase-dependent surface protein: MSSALRPLLTATAAGTLLCALWFVPSANATSVSDAPATGPSPQVTEQARVVTSSTTASLDGTGQDVRLADTGSFDSTPYIAGGTAFLALGAGFVVYSVRRERLEF, encoded by the coding sequence GTGTCATCCGCGCTCCGTCCGTTGCTGACCGCCACCGCCGCGGGCACCCTGCTGTGCGCCCTGTGGTTCGTCCCGTCCGCGAACGCGACCTCGGTGTCGGACGCGCCCGCCACCGGCCCGTCCCCGCAGGTCACCGAACAGGCGAGAGTCGTCACGAGCAGCACGACGGCCTCCCTGGACGGCACCGGCCAGGACGTCCGCCTCGCGGACACGGGCAGCTTCGACAGCACCCCGTACATCGCGGGCGGCACGGCCTTCCTGGCCCTCGGCGCCGGCTTCGTCGTCTACTCGGTGCGCCGGGAGCGCCTGGAGTTCTGA
- the hutH gene encoding histidine ammonia-lyase, with product MHTVVVGTSGATASDVLAVARGGARIDLSPEAVAALAASREIVEALAAKPDPVYGVSTGFGALATRHISPELRAQLQRNIVRSHAAGMGPRVEREVVRALMFLRLKTVCSGRTGVRPEVARAMADVLNAGITPVVHEYGSLGCSGDLAPLSHCALTLMGEGEAEGPDGRVRPAGELLAEHGIRPVELREKEGLALLNGTDGMLGMLIMALADLDVLYKSADVTAALTLEALLGTDRVLAPDLHAIRPHPGQAASAANMLAVVAGSGLTGHHQDDAPRVQDAYSVRCAPQVAGAGRDTLAHARLVAERELASAVDNPVVLPDGRVESNGNFHGAPVAYVLDFLAVAVADLGSIAERRTDRLLDKNRSHGLPPFLADDPGVDSGLMIAQYTQAALVSELKRLAVPASADSIPSSAMQEDHVSMGWSAARKLRTAVDNLARVIAVEMYAATRAVELREGLTPAPATRAVIDAVRAAGVRGPGPDRHLAPDLAAAEAFVRDGRLVAAVETVTGPLR from the coding sequence ATGCACACTGTGGTGGTGGGGACGTCCGGCGCGACCGCGTCCGACGTGCTCGCCGTGGCGCGCGGCGGTGCCCGCATCGACCTGTCCCCGGAGGCCGTGGCCGCCCTCGCCGCGTCCCGCGAGATCGTGGAGGCCCTGGCCGCCAAACCGGACCCCGTGTACGGGGTGAGCACCGGCTTCGGCGCCCTGGCGACCCGGCACATCAGCCCGGAGCTGCGCGCCCAGCTGCAGCGCAACATCGTCCGCTCGCACGCCGCCGGCATGGGGCCCCGCGTGGAGCGGGAGGTCGTCCGCGCCCTGATGTTCCTGCGGCTCAAGACCGTCTGCTCCGGGCGCACCGGCGTCCGGCCCGAGGTCGCGCGGGCGATGGCCGACGTGCTGAACGCCGGGATCACCCCGGTCGTCCACGAGTACGGCTCCCTCGGCTGCTCCGGCGACCTGGCCCCGCTGTCCCACTGCGCCCTCACCCTGATGGGCGAGGGGGAGGCGGAGGGCCCCGACGGCCGGGTGCGCCCGGCCGGGGAACTGCTCGCCGAGCACGGCATCCGGCCCGTCGAACTGCGCGAGAAGGAGGGGCTCGCCCTCCTCAACGGGACCGACGGCATGCTCGGCATGCTGATCATGGCCCTCGCCGACCTGGACGTCCTGTACAAGTCCGCCGACGTCACGGCCGCCCTCACCCTGGAGGCGCTGCTCGGCACCGACCGGGTGCTCGCCCCCGACCTGCACGCCATCCGCCCGCACCCGGGCCAGGCCGCGAGCGCCGCCAACATGCTCGCGGTGGTCGCGGGGTCGGGGCTGACGGGACATCACCAGGACGACGCGCCCCGGGTCCAGGACGCCTACTCGGTGCGCTGCGCCCCGCAGGTCGCCGGCGCAGGACGGGACACCCTGGCCCACGCCCGGCTGGTCGCCGAGCGCGAACTCGCCTCCGCCGTCGACAATCCGGTGGTGCTGCCCGACGGACGGGTGGAGTCCAACGGCAACTTCCACGGGGCGCCGGTGGCGTACGTGCTGGACTTCCTCGCCGTCGCCGTCGCCGACCTCGGCTCCATCGCCGAGCGCCGCACCGACCGGCTGCTGGACAAGAACCGCAGCCACGGGCTGCCGCCGTTCCTCGCCGACGACCCGGGCGTCGACTCCGGGCTGATGATCGCCCAGTACACGCAGGCCGCCCTGGTCAGCGAGCTGAAGCGGCTCGCCGTACCGGCGTCGGCGGACTCGATCCCGTCCTCCGCGATGCAGGAGGACCACGTCTCCATGGGCTGGTCGGCGGCGCGCAAGCTCCGTACGGCCGTCGACAACCTCGCCCGGGTCATCGCCGTCGAGATGTACGCCGCCACCCGCGCGGTGGAGCTGCGCGAGGGACTGACCCCGGCGCCCGCGACCCGGGCCGTCATCGACGCCGTGCGGGCCGCGGGGGTGAGGGGTCCCGGACCGGACCGCCACCTGGCACCCGACCTCGCCGCGGCGGAGGCGTTCGTGCGGGACGGGCGGCTGGTCGCGGCCGTGGAGACGGTCACCGGACCGCTGCGCTGA